The sequence below is a genomic window from Schistocerca nitens isolate TAMUIC-IGC-003100 chromosome 4, iqSchNite1.1, whole genome shotgun sequence.
CACTGACGTCTTTAGAATGACATTCAGCAAGACACTTTTGCATAATAACCCTCTACATTTACGTAATCTTCCTTTTTTGTAGCTTTCCTGTCTTCCTATAACGGCTATCAAAACAAACAAGTTATAAGTTTGTAGGGTCCAACGGCCAGAATAGAACTGAAGAAAATCGCTTTGGGTATTAGGCTGCATGATCATAAAACACCCACAGGCCTTGGgacagtggaaacaccggttcacatcagatcatcgaagttaagcgctggcgggctgggctagcacttggatgagtgaccatccggtctgccgagcgccgttggaaagcagggtgcactcagcccttgtgaggcaaactgaggagatacctGATTAaggagcagcggctccggtcttgtaaactgacatacggcggggagagcggtgtgctgacttcaGGCCCCCTCTTTCCGCATCCCGTAacccctgtgggctgaggatggacgggggccggtcggtaccgttggaccttcatggctccTTCGGAAAGAATTTAGTTTAGTAATCATAAAACACTAAATAAAGTAAACCATCAATATTCCCACCGAATTTGCGGAGGTCCTCTGGTCCGAATTCTAGTAATGATCTTCCCCTATTTACAGTATTATTTGGGTTGCCAGTCGGCTTACGACGTCGTATGTGACATGTGACGTCGATAGCCACATGACAACAGAAATAGTATATTGGGAATCTTCATCTCTATAATCCAGCTGTTGACACGGTTAAGACTGCCACTAAGACGGTCAAAAACTCGTAAGTTCAATTGTTTTAATAGTTTGTAGTGACGCTGGCTAGAACCTAAAATGGTTTTGTTAAATACCTCTGATTTACCACGACAACAGGACTTGAAATATTATACTTAGATATATTTCACTCATACCCGTTTCAACACATTGGACTACATAGATCTTTACGTAACGTATAGTAAACTGAATGAACTGTTGGTAGCGATATCATTTATTACGTACGTCAGCCAACATAAGATAACTGAGGTGAATACTGAATACTTCCTTGGGAGAGCATGGAGGTAAAAAGGACTATTTTAATAAAGTAATCAGTCTACATCACAAAATATTGTATTAACAGTAATAGGTTTCAGCCTTTGGAGATCATCATGAGACCATTAAGTGTCTCCTTTAGCGATATGAGGAAACGGCGAGCGAAGCCAAACGTCAGCATCTGCTCAGCTGTCAACGAATATGAATTTGCTAAATGTTTGGCTCCACTCACAGTTTTCACAGATAGCTGCATGAGACTGAATGAACTGATGAAGATCTTCAAAGAGTGAAACCGCTTAAAACGAATAAAGTATTCTGCTATCAAGACTGATCAGCTTACTGTAATGTATTTAGATCGTTGTTTTCAGTCTTATCAAAAATCATTAAAAAGGCTATGGTTGTCGTATGCAGGGAGGAGGAGAAATGGCTACAACAGGAAGCGGTACAGTAGCTTCATGTTGATGGCGATGCTGATGAAGGGCGGCCTGCTGGCCATCGCCTACAAGGGCGTGGCCATCCTAGCCGCCAAGGCGCTCCTCGTGGCCAAGATCGCGTTGGTCATCTCCACGCTGGTGGCGCTCAAGAAGCTGGTGGCCGGCGGCGGCGACGAGAAGGTCACCTACGAGATCGTCAAGACGCCGCACGTGTCGCACGCTTTCGCACACTCCGGCGGATACGACCACCCGGGCCACTACGACAGGAGCACTGGAGGCAGCGGGCCCTATCGACGCAGCGTCGACTTGCCGTACCACGCCTACCAGCCCATTCCCTTGCACCAGCAAGATGGTGCAGCTGCCGCAGCTTGAATCTCTCGCGTTTATATTCCCTCTTACAACTACTTCTTTACACGATCTTCAACCATGAATGCCAAAAATAGGTCACCAGACGTACATATCCGTAACACCAGCAATTTGAAAACATTAGTCGAAAACACGCTATTAACTCACGATTTGCCTGAGATATATTTTCCGTGTTGTATATTCGGCAATGAGTAATTGGGGGTCGACTAGAGTTCACTGAATTAGAAAGAACATTCAGGCATTTCAAACTGAAACACATAATATACAAATAATCAATTGGACTCCATGTAACTGTGGCACTATACCTACTCGCTAACAATTAAATCTCTTAAGTGTGCGCCAAACCGAAATACTGATTCGAGAATATTTGGTTTTGTTAATCTGTATCTAGAGGCGCACAATTGTATTGCCCTTATATTTTCAGCTACACCTCTTTAGTATCTTACTTAAAGATTAACTACATACCAACCTTGCCCTATTATTCTGTAGGCCATGAACTACAAATAAGCATTTCATTTCGTTCTAAATCACCGGATAACTAAACAATTCTCCACAATGAATTCCCTCTTTTTTTGTAGATCTGTCATTTAATACACACGTAAGCTGGCCTAAATTGATATgttatatcatatatatatatcgcatAATTACAATATTTCCAATCCGCAGAGCACCACATGTACAAGACCTTCTTTTTCAGTTTATTCTTCCAGGTATTTGATCAGTGGACACATCTTGAATTCAAAGGATATTGGTATCCTTTAATTACCTTCTTGAAAATGTTGAGTTGAAACCAAATGCTTTCCACCCTCGTTCTCACTCTGATGTTCACTATAACATACATAGCACTGCGTAACTTATAAAAAGTGGTCACTGACTGATTTTATTATGACGACATTCAACAGTTTTTACTAGGAGGATAGCACTTCTGGCATCTCACTTCTGCTCCAATCCTTTAGTGACTCTTAAAATTTCAGTATTTTGAATCAAGGTACATAATATAGGGTAGATATACGTCACAAATCAAACATGGGCATTTCAACATGAGAGAAAATGTTTGTAGATCCAACTTACCACTCTTACTTTAATGAGTCAGTGAAGAAACATTAAAAATTCATCTGTAATATCATTATATAGGGAAATCTACGTTAACTTGAAACATTCATTTAAACACACTGGGAAAGACTAACTAGCTTACTCAGAGTCGACAGAAATACTGAGATTCCGTAACAAATATCGAACTACAGCAAAATGGAAAGGCTGACAGCAAACTGTCTTCTACATAATAGCTGTAAATACTCCAATTAGAGGACACAGATGATGATCATGGTACGCTTTAGAGTTTCACAATAGAAAGTTACGCTGTGCAATAGTAATCTTTAACTCAGTAGCTCCCCAGTAACTGCTCAGTCCGTCGTATCACAGCAAACAGTCCCTATTGTGTATCCCCATTTTTTGATAGAATGCAGAATTTTTCGAATCTTTATTTTTTCGATATGTAAACTTATATGTGTTCATCCGTAGGCAACAATATTATTAGAAGCGTAGAAACAGTGCTATTTCATCAGAAAACTTATAAAAAATTCGATTCAGCGCACTGTACTTCAATGCTGCaagtgtgttacatttatttatagttATTAAAACatattgttaaaattatttttgtatatacTTATAATTTCATACAGTGTTAAGTTATTTTGTCGTTGTTAATcctgttatttattttttagtattatttttattatttatccttATATCACTACAATTATACAAGTGTTTACTTTTCAAAGCCACATATACCTGGATAATAAAAGTGAAGTGTTCAATTAAGTAACATACACTGTCTTTGTTTTGTAAACATATAGGCTTCAGGGACGCAGATTATAATACCGCACGAATTTATCAAGTCAGTTCGTGAAGAGGTGTTGGaaatgtaataattatttgttattgtcACGTTATTTTTCGCTATGAGTaggttttcaaaaaaaaatgttcaaatgtgtgtgaaagctatgggacttaactgctaaggtcatcagtccctaagcttacacactacttaacctaaattatcctaaggacaaacacacacacccatgcccgagggaggactcgaacctccgccgggaccaaccgcacaatcTATGACGAGTAGGTTTTCTGTTGCGCAATGTGTCCGTGACACTTACATTGCCCCCGTGTCAATCTTCCTGGATTTGTGTAAACCTTCTTCTTTTTGCATCCTTATCAAACTTTGTCGTTAAGTATTCATTTTGTGTTGTAGTTAAAACGTCTAGATCCTTCATTCCTAAGTGAAGCCTACGTGTAAAACCATGTAAGCACATACTCTAAATTGAGACAAATGCATTGTGGTTATAGTATTCAGTTCGTTCGCCACTGCTTAATGTTGCAACATCAGAAACAAAGCATTGGTTAAAAAAGAACTGTGACCGAATCCATCCACTACTATTTGCGCGGTAACCAGAGTAAAACGACTGCACCCAACTTTAAGAACATGTTATGATTCTTAAATTCGCTCTGCGATTTGTTTATTAATTGACGATGACAGTTCTCATCGACGATCAAAATTCGCGTGTATTACATTTGCAGACTATGGAATACTGATAACATATTTCCAAAGGCAACCAGTATTTTGATTAATAAATTTTAAGTGCATGGGGCCTGAGTGTCTTCTTTCTTTCACGAAATTATCACTCCTTTTAAGTGTTGCGAAAATTCTAATTGATGGcttgaagacctggtgggcaatcAGCGTATTTTACTTATTACAAAGCACTGTACAGAATTTGAAGCTGAAAATCGAATCTCTGATAAACTACTGtctttgctgtggtcttcagtccggagactggttcgatgcagctctccatgctaatctatcctgtgcacgtttcttcgtctccaagtaactactgcaccctacatccttccgaatctgcttagtatattcgtcTCTCGGtcgccctccacgctgctctccaatactaacctggtgatgtcctatcaaccgatcccttcttcgagtcaagttgtgccacagattcttcttctccccaatttcattcagtacgttctcattagtcacatgatctacccatc
It includes:
- the LOC126252489 gene encoding uncharacterized protein LOC126252489, with protein sequence RGGGGGDGPEADVDELLLASASHFLGSHSLQISVPQALRAAVRAAANLTGDDGGLARGDIDEGGDQQTEEGRRRNGYNRKRYSSFMLMAMLMKGGLLAIAYKGVAILAAKALLVAKIALVISTLVALKKLVAGGGDEKVTYEIVKTPHVSHAFAHSGGYDHPGHYDRSTGGSGPYRRSVDLPYHAYQPIPLHQQDGAAAAA